Genomic DNA from Rhodothermales bacterium:
CCGATCGAGGAGCGACTGTTTGGCTCGTTGGGAGCGACGGCAGTCGGGGTGCTCCGAGGGGCCAGCATTGTGCGAACCCATGACGTGGCCGAGACGGCGCAAATGCTGCGGGTCCTCAGCGCCACCGCGGCCCCATGAGCCGTATCATCCCGCCAGTGCTCATCCGCCCGTCCACGTGACCATTTTCGACTGGGTCATACCGATCCGTGTCGTCGATCTCCTGGAGATCGCGCTCGTCGCGTGGATTCTGTACAGGCTGTACCAGTGGATGCGCGGCACCATCGCCGTGCAGATTTTTGCGGGCATTCTGGCTCTCTACCTCATCCAGGTGCTCGTGACGGCGGCGAACATGACCATGCTGCAAGCCCTGTTCGGGGCGCTGGGCGATGTGTTCGTGCTCGCCGTCATCATTCTCTTTCAGCCCGAAATCCGCCGTCTCCTCCTCCTGGTAGGCCAGAATCCGCTCGTGCGACGATTCATGTCCTCGCCGGCGCAGGAGGAGCGCATCTCATCGGTCGTCGATGCCGTCAGTGAGATGAGTTCACGCAAGATCGGCGCGCTCATCGCATTTGAGCGCACGGCCGGGCTGCGCAGTTATGTCGAGACCGGTGCCGAACTGCACGCGTACATCTCGCGCGACCTGTTGCTGACCATCTTCTACTCGCAGAACCCGCTGCACGACGGCGCAGTGATCGTGCGCAACGGACGCATTGAGGCCGCCCGATGCATCCTGCCGGTGTCTGCCAGCATGAATCTCGGCTCTGATTTGGGCCTGCGCCATCGGGCCGCGATCGGTCTGACCGAGCAGACGGACGCTGTGGTAGTCGTCGTGTCCGAGGAAACCGGTCGGGTGTCCGTGTCGGAGGAGGGGCGCCTGGAGCGCAACGTATCCACGGGCCGCCTTCGTGAGATCCTCGTGGAAGCCCTGTCGCCCCAACTCACCCCCACGAAGGAAGCCGCCAATGCCTGAACTCGATCCGAAGCGCCGCTTCCGAAGGCAGCGTCAGGCCCTGGTGGATCTGCTCCGCCAGAAGGGCATCCAGGACGAGCGGGTGCTCGCCGCCATGGGCGAGGTGCCCCGGCACCTGTTCATGGATCAGGCCCTTCAGCGGCGCGCCTACGAAGACGAGGCGCTGCCCATCGGCCTGTCCCAAACCATCTCCCAGCCCTTCACGGTGGCCTACCAGACCGAGCGGCTGGCTACCCGCCCCGGTGAGCGCATCCTGGAGATCGGCACCGGCAGTGGCTACCAGGCTGCCGTGCTGGCGACGCTCGGCGTCAGTCTGTTCAGCGTGGAACGGCTGCGGCCGCTGTTCGAACGCTCCCGGACCCTGCTGCGCGACCTGGGATATCGCGTCAACTGTCGACATGGTGACGGCACCAAAGGGTGGGAGACCGTGGCACCGTTCGACGGCATCATTGTTACGGCAGGCGCGATCGGCATCCCCCCCGCGCTGCTTGAACAGCTTCGGGAGCCGGAAGACGATCGCCCCGGAGGCCGACTCATCATTCCGGTCGGCGGATCCGGCGGCCAGGTCATGCAGCGCGTGGTGCGTAGGGGCGCCAACAACTACGAGCGCGAAGAATTTGACGGTTTCAGCTTCGTGCCGCTGATCCCCGACTGACTCCGGACCGTCAAGTAGCCGTCCAGGACGCGCCGCGGTTATCCACCCGGTCCACCACGCCTACGATGGTCGCATCGGTCGGTGTGAGGGCAGGCTTGAACGGAATGGTCGCCTCCGTGGAGGACACATAGATAACGTGGTCGCCGTCACCGGAGTCAACCGTATCCAGCGCAATCAGCGGTGCCCCCGCCTCCTCCCGATCAAAGGTCAGCGGCTGCACCACCAGGAGCCTGCGCCCCTCCAGTGTATCCACCTTTTGCGTGGCCCAGACCCGACCAATCACTTTGCCGAGGTTCATCTCAGTCCGCGTCCACGCGGTCCACAATGGCCGTGATCACGGCGTCGATGGGCTTGTTTCGGGTCAGCTCCGTCTGCCGGGCACTCGACCCCTGTGCAAACAGCACCGTCTCCCCGACGCCCGCACCCACCGAGTCCACGGCCACCACAAACTTGTCCTTCACGCCCCCGTCGAGCCCCAGCTCCTTCACGATCTGCAGCTTCATCCCCGTCAGCTGCTCATCCTTCCGGGTAGCCCAGACGGTCCCTACGACTTTCCCCAACGTCATGCCCTGTGGCGCTTGGTGCAACGTCGCACGATAGTCTCAGCGGCACGACAAACTCAACCGGCAACCACGCGCCGCACCGCCCGGATCGTTGCATCCACGTCCGCATCCGTCGTGCGGTAGTTGCAGACCGAAATGCGCATCGCCCGTACGCCCTTCCAGGTGGTGCCGCCGAACCACGCGGTGCCCTCTGCCTGAATGGCTGCAATCATTCGGTCCGTGTGCGCATCATGATCCCCGTGCACATCCAGGAAGCGCACCAGCCCCTGATTCATGCGCGCCGGCGCCACGACCTCCACGCCCTCAATGGCACCCAGCCCATCGACCAGATTCCGGGCATGTCGACAGCACTCGTCCACAATACGGGCGATGGCCTCCTGCCCCATGCACCGCAGCGCCACATAGGTGACAATCCCGCGGGCGCGCCGTGACCACTCGGGGTTGAAGCGCATGGGATCCCGCCCGGCTCCGTCGGCCTGCGGCAGGTACGTGGCGGTCATGGTCATCGCAGCCTGGTGGGCCTGCTCATCCCGGACGAATGAGAACCCCGTGTCGAACGGAAGCTGCAGCCATTTGTGACCGTCGGTCGCCCATGAGTCGGCCAGTTCGCATCCCGGCAGCGCATTGGCACCGTCGCTGCCGGCACGCATCCAGAGTCCGAACGCGCCGTCCACGTGCACCCAGGCACCTGCTGCGTGCGCCAGGGCGCAGGCTTCGGCAAACGGATCTGCCGCGCCTGTATTCAGATCCCCCGCCATCAGGCAAAGAATGGTCGGTGCGTCGGGCTCCTCATCCAGCACCCTGGCAAGATGACCCATATCCATGCGCCCTTGCGTGTCCAGATCGACCAGCCTCACGCAGTCGGAGCCAAGTCCGAGGAAGCGCAGGGCCCGGATCAGGGACTCATGTCGATGGGCTCCGGTGAGCACCCGGACCCGCGGAGCGGCGAACAGCCCATCACGCTCCACATCGACGCCCTTTCGGGCCAGCACGCGGTGGCGCGCTGCCGCAAGCGCCGTAAAGTGGGCCATCTGGCACCCGGTCACCATGGCGAAGCTGGCCTCCTCGGGCAGGCCAAGCAACTGCTTCAGCCAACGGCCCGCGATCTCTTCCGCGACCGCCGCCATGGGGGCGGTCTGGTAGATCGCCACGTTCTGATCGAACGCCGAGGTCAACCAGTCGGCGGCCAGGGCGGCCGGATGGGTACCACCGATGACCCAGCCGAAGAAGCGCGGACTCCCGGATCCGATGAGCCCACGCTCGGCGTCTCCCAGCAGCACCTCGAGGACGTCGGGGAACGCTTCTCCGTGCTCCGGCAGGTCCACCGAAAGCGCGTGTTTCAGCTCAGTGTGGGATGCCGTCGCCGCCACCGGGCGGTCCGAAAGGGCTTCGAGCCAGGCTTCGGCCCGGCGTGCGGCGTGTGCGAGCTCAGTCATCCAGCATGGAGACCCCCGGCCCGGGTTCAGGGTGCGCGAACCAGTCCAGCACGGTCGCGGCGTGGTCGTTGAAGGACGGCCGCGAGCCCATCGCCCGTGCCCGCGTGCCCCACAGCAGGACCGGCACGTACTCCCGCGTGTGATCCGTGCCGGGGTAGGTGGGGTCGTTGCCGTGATCGGCCGTCACAAAGAGACCCGCCCCGCTGGGCAGGGCCTG
This window encodes:
- a CDS encoding EutN/CcmL family microcompartment protein — encoded protein: MNLGKVIGRVWATQKVDTLEGRRLLVVQPLTFDREEAGAPLIALDTVDSGDGDHVIYVSSTEATIPFKPALTPTDATIVGVVDRVDNRGASWTAT
- a CDS encoding TIGR00159 family protein, which produces MTIFDWVIPIRVVDLLEIALVAWILYRLYQWMRGTIAVQIFAGILALYLIQVLVTAANMTMLQALFGALGDVFVLAVIILFQPEIRRLLLLVGQNPLVRRFMSSPAQEERISSVVDAVSEMSSRKIGALIAFERTAGLRSYVETGAELHAYISRDLLLTIFYSQNPLHDGAVIVRNGRIEAARCILPVSASMNLGSDLGLRHRAAIGLTEQTDAVVVVVSEETGRVSVSEEGRLERNVSTGRLREILVEALSPQLTPTKEAANA
- a CDS encoding aspartate aminotransferase family protein, whose amino-acid sequence is MTELAHAARRAEAWLEALSDRPVAATASHTELKHALSVDLPEHGEAFPDVLEVLLGDAERGLIGSGSPRFFGWVIGGTHPAALAADWLTSAFDQNVAIYQTAPMAAVAEEIAGRWLKQLLGLPEEASFAMVTGCQMAHFTALAAARHRVLARKGVDVERDGLFAAPRVRVLTGAHRHESLIRALRFLGLGSDCVRLVDLDTQGRMDMGHLARVLDEEPDAPTILCLMAGDLNTGAADPFAEACALAHAAGAWVHVDGAFGLWMRAGSDGANALPGCELADSWATDGHKWLQLPFDTGFSFVRDEQAHQAAMTMTATYLPQADGAGRDPMRFNPEWSRRARGIVTYVALRCMGQEAIARIVDECCRHARNLVDGLGAIEGVEVVAPARMNQGLVRFLDVHGDHDAHTDRMIAAIQAEGTAWFGGTTWKGVRAMRISVCNYRTTDADVDATIRAVRRVVAG
- a CDS encoding protein-L-isoaspartate(D-aspartate) O-methyltransferase; amino-acid sequence: MPELDPKRRFRRQRQALVDLLRQKGIQDERVLAAMGEVPRHLFMDQALQRRAYEDEALPIGLSQTISQPFTVAYQTERLATRPGERILEIGTGSGYQAAVLATLGVSLFSVERLRPLFERSRTLLRDLGYRVNCRHGDGTKGWETVAPFDGIIVTAGAIGIPPALLEQLREPEDDRPGGRLIIPVGGSGGQVMQRVVRRGANNYEREEFDGFSFVPLIPD
- a CDS encoding EutN/CcmL family microcompartment protein — translated: MTLGKVVGTVWATRKDEQLTGMKLQIVKELGLDGGVKDKFVVAVDSVGAGVGETVLFAQGSSARQTELTRNKPIDAVITAIVDRVDAD